A window from Primulina huaijiensis isolate GDHJ02 chromosome 13, ASM1229523v2, whole genome shotgun sequence encodes these proteins:
- the LOC140991628 gene encoding pentatricopeptide repeat-containing protein At1g31920-like yields the protein MTYRHIQALFQQSTISIKALQLHCLLFKISLDHNEFFFSQLILASSSLYLHHARKLLDNSPITHPPLFAWNTLIKSYSNNSSTPLESLKLFVELLRLHGELKPDKFTYPFVIKACGRCLMIAAGGSVHSMVLKAGLGSDQHVNNTLLTMYGRCGVIGYSRKVFDEMIEKDVVSWSSMIAAYVDCNRTWDSLMVFKDIMMLNGKPNSVTLVSLITACTKLLNIRVGKSFHSYIIRNATELDVSLVTALLNMYSKYGLVEEAFHIFNYVGHKYVQSWTVMISCLAEYGHGREALSLFTRMEKTGLLPDSMSFSAILSACSHNGLVHEASDLFEKMVIVYGISRTLEHYGCMVDLLGRAGKIEEAYRMIMSMPMEPNSVILRSYLSSCKHHGHVHCADSHLMKLLLQTEPEIGANYVLAGSVSSLQGYDNGINNTRNHMKQKGLKKVPGCSWVQLPVGDHAGSIN from the exons ATGACATATCGCCATATTCAAGCCCTGTTCCAGCAGTCGACAATCTCCATCAAAGCTCTTCAACTTCACTGTTTACTCTTCAAGATCTCCCTCGATCACAATGAATTCTTCTTCTCTCAGCTAATCCTCGCCTCTTCCTCGCTCTACCTCCACCACGCCCGGAAACTATTGGACAATTCACCCATCACACACCCGCCACTCTTTGCATGGAACACGCTAATCAAATCATACTCCAACAACTCATCGACCCCGTTAGAATCACTAAAACTCTTCGTGGAATTGCTTCGATTACATGGAGAACTCAAACCCGACAAATTCACATACCCTTTTGTCATAAAGGCTTGTGGGCGGTGCTTGATGATCGCAGCTGGCGGTTCGGTGCATTCGATGGTTTTGAAGGCGGGTCTTGGTTCAGACCAACATGTGAATAATACGCTCTTGACGATGTATGGTCGGTGCGGTGTGATTGGGTATTCGAGGAAAGTGTTCGATGAAATGATTGAGAAAGATGTGGTGTCTTGGAGTTCCATGATTGCTGCTTACGTTGATTG TAACCGTACTTGGGATTCTTTGATGGTATTCAAAGATATAATGATGCTAAATGGGAAGCCAAATTCAGTAACTTTGGTTAGTTTGATCACTGCTTGTACCAAACTACTCAATATTAGAGTAGGAAAATCCTTTCATTCTTACATTATCAGGAATGCTACTGAGTTAGATGTCTCCTTGGTGACAGCCCTTTTGAATATGTACTCGAAATATGGGCTCGTGGAGGAAGCCTTCCACATTTTCAACTACGTTGGACATAAATATGTACAATCTTGGACAGTCATGATTTCATGCCTCGCTGAGTATGGCCATGGTAGAGAAGCTCTATCTTTGTTTACTAGAATGGAAAAAACAGGCTTATTGCCCGATAGCATGTCATTTTCAGCAATCCTTTCTGCTTGTAGTCACAACGGCCTAGTCCACGAAGCAAGTGACCTCTTCGAAAAAATGGTAATTGTTTATGGTATCTCGCGAACTCTGGAACATTATGGTTGCATGGTAGACTTATTGGGACGTGCTGGAAAGATAGAAGAAGCTTATCGGATGATTATGAGCATGCCTATGGAGCCTAACTCTGTTATATTAAGGAGTTATCTGAGTTCATGCAAGCACCATGGCCATGTTCATTGTGCAGATTCACATCTAATGAAACTTCTGCTTCAAACAGAGCCTGAGATCGGAGCAAATTATGTTCTTGCTGGTTCTGTCTCCTCTTTGCAGGGATATGATAATGGCATCAATAACACAAGAAATCATATGAAGCAAAAAGGTTTGAAGAAAGTTCCTGGTTGCAGTTGGGTGCAGTTGCCTGTTGGGGATCACGCAggctcaattaattaa